A DNA window from Castanea sativa cultivar Marrone di Chiusa Pesio chromosome 7, ASM4071231v1 contains the following coding sequences:
- the LOC142644690 gene encoding 17.5 kDa class I heat shock protein-like: MSMIPSFFGGQRSNTFDPFSLNVWDPFKDFRTQFSKENSAFVNTRIDWKETPEAHVLKADLPGLKKEEVIVEVEDDRVVRISGERKIEKEDKNDTWHRVERSNGKFVRSFRLPENVKMDQIKATMENGVLTVTAPKVEVKKPDVKAIEISG; this comes from the coding sequence ATGTCGATGATTCCAAGCTTCTTCGGTGGCCAACGCAGCAATACCTTCGACCCATTTTCTCTAAACGTATGGGACCCATTCAAGGATTTCCGAACTCAATTTTCCAAAGAGAATTCTGCTTTTGTCAACACTCGTATTGATTGGAAAGAGACCCCAGAAGCTCACGTGTTGAAGGCCGATCTTCCTGGGCTAAAGAAGGAGGAAGTGATAGTAGAGGTCGAAGATGACAGAGTGGTTCGGATTAGTGGagagaggaagatagagaaggaAGACAAGAATGACACGTGGCATCGTGTCGAGCGGAGCAATGGCAAGTTTGTGAGGAGTTTCAGGTTGCCAGAGAATGTGAAGATGGATCAGATTAAGGCTACGATGGAGAATGGGGTTCTCACTGTTACTGCTCCTAAAGTGGAGGTGAAGAAACCTGATGTCAAGGCCATTGAAATCTCTGGTTAA
- the LOC142644397 gene encoding uncharacterized protein LOC142644397, protein MSYLCNPCSFSIHRKCAYFLRRIKVVRHKHPLRITHSSLKLQESDSQFCLLCVQKVDTCYGLYYCSKCNFVAHLNCAIDETKKEDINLLELKDGENEDEELDQFVESTAAYKVKNINVGEDGTEIATKIKHVSHEHDLKLTDKELHQHPLTLRKALTWCNACYQDCNGFFYTSESRNFDLDVQCNLVPKILTHEGHKHQIILSYTSFEQSCSSCGDRRYLVFCCTSCEFALDFKCATLPQITRYKQHEHPFTLSNAAEDDFGEYDCDTCEEE, encoded by the exons ATGTCGTATCTGTGTAATCCATGCAGTTTCTCGATTCATAGAAAGTGTGCTTATTTCCTACGTAGAATCAAAGTTGTACGTCACAAGCACCCTCTCCGCATCACCCATTCTTCTCTTAAACTCCAAGAATCCGACTCTCAATTTTGTCTACTCTGTGTTCAAAAAGTGGACACATGCTACGGGCTTTACTATTGCTCCAAATGCAATTTCGTTGCCCACCTCAATTGTGCTATAGACGAGACAAAGAAGGAGGACATAAATTTGCTGGAACTTAAAGATGGGGAGAACGAAGATGAAGAGCTGGATCAATTTGTTGAGTCAACGGCAGCTTACAAAGTCAAAAATATCAACGTGGGGGAGGACGGAACTGAAATagccacaaaaattaaacacgTCAGTCATGAGCATGACTTAAAGCTCACTGATAAGGAG CTTCATCAACACCCACTCACCCTCCGAAAGGCGTTAACCTGGTGTAATGCCTGTTACCAAGATTGTAATGGCTTCTTCTACACTTCTGAGTCACGCAACTTTGATCTTGATGTTCAATGTAATTTGGTTCCAAAAATCCTTACCCACGAAGGTCATAAGCACCAAATCATCCTCTCCTACACAAGCTTTGAACAAAGTTGCAGTAGTTGTGGTGATAGAAGATATCTAGTATTTTGTTGTACTAGTTGTGAATTTGCACTTGACTTCAAATGTGCAACACTACCACAAATCACAAGGTACAAACAACATGAGCATCCTTTCACTCTCAGTAATGCAGCTGAAGATGACTTTGGTGAATATGATTGTGATACTtgtgaagaagaatga